A stretch of DNA from Cellulomonas xiejunii:
GGCAGGAAGGCGGCGGCGCGCTGCCCCGCGGCGGCGAGCGGCGAGCCGTGCGCCTCCATGCCGACGGCCTCGACGACGGCGTCCGCTCCGCGCCCGTGCGTGCGGTCCCGCACCGCGCCGACGACGTCGTCGGTGCGGGCCGCGTCGAGGACGTCGACGCCGTTGCGCGACGCCATGAGCAGCCGCTCGGCGACGATGTCGATCCCGATGACGCGCTCGGCCCCGCGGTGCAGCGCGATGCGCGCAGCCATCTGCCCGATGGGCCCCAGCCCGACGACCGCGACCGTGCCGCCCGGGGGCACGTCCGCGTACTCGACGGCCTGCCACGCGGTGGGCAGGACGTCGGACAGGTAGAGGTACGTCTCGTCGGGCCGACCGTCGTCGGGCACGACCAGGGGCCCGTACTGCGCCTGCGGGACGCGCAGGTACTGCGCCTGCCCGCCCGGCACGCTGCCGTAGAGCGAGGTGTACCCGAACAGCGCCGCGCCCTTGCCGGCACCCCGCACCTGGGTCGTCTCGCACTGGCTCTGCAGCCCCAGCGCGCACATGTGACAGGTGCCGCACGCGATGCCGAACGGGACGACGACCCGGTCGCCGACCTTCAGGCGTCGGCCCGCCTCCGGGCCCACCTCCTCGACCACGCCCATCGCCTCGTGGCCCAGAACGTCACCCGGCTTCAGGAACGCTCCGAGGACCGAGTACAGGTGCAGGTCCGACCCGCACACCGCCGTCGACGTCACACGGATCACCGCGTCGGTCGGCTCCTGCACCCGGGGGTCCGGGACGTCCTCGACCCGCACCTGCTCGCGTCCCTGCCACGTCAGTGCCCGCATCGGCCCACCGTCCTCTTCGCTCGTCCAGGTCGTCAGCCACCGTCGCACCGGTCCGCCCGGCCCGCATCCGCAAGGTGTGGCCCCCCGTCGCCGGGACGTCCGCGGGGCGAGCAGTTCACGCGACCGCTCCACATCCAGGACGCGAGCCGCGTTTCCACGGTGCACGCAGTCACCCGAACCTGGAGGAGCCACCATGAAGCCGACCCCCACCCCCACCCGGCGCCACCGCCGACTCGTCGCCGTCGGCGCTCTCACCGCGGGCATGTCCGTGGCCTGCGCGGGAGGCGCCCTGGCCGTCGCACCCGAGTCGGCCCTCTCGCGCACGGTGTCGGGCGCGCTGCAGAGCGTCGGCATCGAGTGGCAGGGCATGCCCGAGGGGTACACGCCCGACCAGTACGCCGCCTTCTGGGACGCCGGCTACACGTGGGGCGACGCGCAGCACCTCTCCGAGCTGTGGGACCTCGACATGATCGAGACGAAGGCCCGTGCCGGGCAGCTGCTCGTCGACGGGCAGGCCCTGCCGATCACGCCGGGCACCTACCCCGAGGCCGGTGCCGACGCCACGTCCGTCGCGTTCGACGCGCTGTGGTCGGCCGGGTACACGTACGAGGACGTCCAGGCGCTCTCGGCCCTGTGGAGCACCGACGACGCCGAGACCAAGGCCCGGGCCGGGCAGGCGCTCGTCGACGGGCAGACGCTGCCCGTCGCGCCGAGCGGCACCGCGACCGCGGGGTCCTGACCCGATGACGTCCGGCATGCTGGACCACCTGCACCGCGAGGAGACGACCATCGAGACGGACGGCCTGACGCTGCGCACCGGCGTCGAGATCGAGCTGCTCGCACCCGTCGGGTCCGACCGGCAGGCCCTCGCGGACGTCCTCGCCGCCCGCAGCGGCGGTGCGGTGCGGCGGTCCTTCCACACCGACAGCGAGCCGTCGGCCGTGCCGGGCGTCGGCGTCTTCCGCCACCTGTCCCCCGCCTTCGACGTCGTCGACGGGCGCGGCCGGCCGCTGGCCCGGCTCGTCGACGACGTCACCATCGAGGCGGACCTCGCCCCGGTGCCCGGCAGGCGTGACCTGCCGGGGCACCGGGGCTGGTACCGGGTGCTGTGCGACGACCCGCGCCTCCTGCGGCTCGTCGAACGGCACGCGGACCCGGACGCGCCGCTCGCGGACGTCCTGCGACCCGTCGCCGACCTGTTCGGCGCCACGGTCGAGGTGTTCCCCGGTGCCGCGCGCGTCAACGACGCGACGGGGGCGAGCATCGCGGTGGCGATGGCCCTGCCGCCAGGACGTGAGCGCCCGTGCGAGGTCGTGACGCCGCCGCTCGAGCGGGCCCACGCCCGGGCGCTGGAGAACCTGCTGGCCCCGGCCCGCGACCTCGGGTTCACCGTGCCGCACGAGGCCGCGGTGCACGTGCACGTCGACGGCGGGCCGTTCCGGGACCCGGCGGCGTTCGCGAACCTCGTGCGGCTCTTCGCGCACTGGCGCGAGCCCCTGTGGGAGGCGCTGGGCACCAACCCCGCGTGCCGCCGGCTGGCGCCGCTGCCCGGAGCGCTCGTCGACCTCGTCGAGCGCGACCACCCGCGGACGCCCGAGGGCTGGGCGCGGCTGCAGCGCGACGCGCACGCGGTCGGGCTGACCAAGTACGCCGACGTCAACCTCACGCAGCTCGTCAGCCCGCGGCCCCTGCGCGACACGGTCGAGGTGCGGGTCCTGCCCGGCTCGATCGACGGTCACGACGTGGTCCGTCGGGCACGCGTCGTCGAGCGGCTGCTGCTGCGGTGCCTCGACGCGCGCCCCGTGCCCTCACCGGGAGCCGACGCCGTCCACGACCCGGGCCGGGCGCTCGACGCGCTCGCGGGCGGGCACCGGGAGGTGACGCGATGAGCGTGTGGACCCAGACGTCCCGCCCCGACAGCGCCGCCGTCCCGGTGGTCCGACCGCTGCACGCCGTGACCGGTGCAGTCGCGAGCGGCACGCCGGAGCACCACCTCGACGAGGTGGTGCGGGCCCAC
This window harbors:
- a CDS encoding amidoligase family protein, producing the protein MLDHLHREETTIETDGLTLRTGVEIELLAPVGSDRQALADVLAARSGGAVRRSFHTDSEPSAVPGVGVFRHLSPAFDVVDGRGRPLARLVDDVTIEADLAPVPGRRDLPGHRGWYRVLCDDPRLLRLVERHADPDAPLADVLRPVADLFGATVEVFPGAARVNDATGASIAVAMALPPGRERPCEVVTPPLERAHARALENLLAPARDLGFTVPHEAAVHVHVDGGPFRDPAAFANLVRLFAHWREPLWEALGTNPACRRLAPLPGALVDLVERDHPRTPEGWARLQRDAHAVGLTKYADVNLTQLVSPRPLRDTVEVRVLPGSIDGHDVVRRARVVERLLLRCLDARPVPSPGADAVHDPGRALDALAGGHREVTR
- a CDS encoding zinc-dependent alcohol dehydrogenase, whose product is MRALTWQGREQVRVEDVPDPRVQEPTDAVIRVTSTAVCGSDLHLYSVLGAFLKPGDVLGHEAMGVVEEVGPEAGRRLKVGDRVVVPFGIACGTCHMCALGLQSQCETTQVRGAGKGAALFGYTSLYGSVPGGQAQYLRVPQAQYGPLVVPDDGRPDETYLYLSDVLPTAWQAVEYADVPPGGTVAVVGLGPIGQMAARIALHRGAERVIGIDIVAERLLMASRNGVDVLDAARTDDVVGAVRDRTHGRGADAVVEAVGMEAHGSPLAAAGQRAAAFLPDTLARPLIEKAAVDRMAALHTAIGVARRGATVSVVGVYGGALDPIPMMDVFDRQLTLRFGQANVRRWYDDLLPLVTDASDPLAVADLRTHRVPLEQAPQAYDVFQRKADGCIKVVLDPSS